The sequence ATTCTTCATTACAGAAAAGAACAAGGAATGACCCAGATGCAACTGGCGGAGAAATCTAATATCAGTAAAAACCACATGCAACGTATAGAAACCGCTGCTTGTTCTTGCACGTTAGATACGCTGATTGACATTGCTGATGCACTTAATATTCCATTGAAAAAATTATTTGAATTTAGAGATTAAAAAACGAGAGACCTTATCGCACTTGATAAGGTCTCTTATATTTTTATGTACTCGGAGAGCTTTCACTCTCCGATATGCTTATAAGCCAGGTATTCTTGTCAAAGAAACACCTCTTATAAGTCTTCATCTATTATACTTACGAAAGAAAGGAGTGTCTACTAATGACACCAAACACAAAAGAAAGAAAGGTTGTCAGTACCAACTGACAAATTTATTATACCGCGTATTTTCGGGTTTGTCAGCCCCTTTTTTGAAAAAATTTTTAATTATTTTTCTTCCCTCAAACTTTTGTAGATTTCACTTGTAAATATACCCAGAACTTGATGCTTGATTTCATCATTTTTAAGGAGCAAATCAAAGAAATCTTTATTCTGGTCTCTACCTTCCATTAAAGCATCATCTATGTCGTCAAAGTATGAGAAGGAGAAATCTTGTTCTGTATTGTTTTTAGCACTAATTTTTAATTTTTCAGATTTCATAAGTATATCTTTAATCTGGAGCATTGCTTTAACCGCTACATCATTATCATAAGATTTACCCGTTCTGGAATTGATTTCAGCAATAATCTGAGACAACAGTTCTTCCTTTTCCTTGGTTAAACCAAAGGCGTCTGCTGTTGGGAGTTTCACAATCGGGTCAGATACCAGATTTGACTGCTTGTGTTCTTCACCTTTCTTCTGAACAAAGTTTGTTGCCTTAATCTTTCCGTCAAGATTATAACCACCGCCTGGATGGTTTATGTTGATGTAAGAGAGCAAACAGTTTATGAAATTATACTTTTTGTGTAATTCCACATCTTCAAAACAAGAAACTTGCAATAAGAACTCATAAAATCTTACAAAACTGCGCATATTTCCCACCAGTTCATTTTGCTGTTCCGGAGTGTAATGCTCAATAAGTGATTTTGCTTTCTTAAAATAGAAAGTCATTTTCTGTTTGTCCTTGCCATCTACCTTTTCCTTGTAAAGCAGCGTATTACAATTATCAATGTCCATAGGGTCAATTACTGCATAAGCATCAATTTTTGCCTCCAAATCATAAATAGCGGTTGGAGTAATGGTATTTGCAAGAAGAGTAGTAGTGTAGTACGGAGCAAATGCTGACTTAATATCTTCATAGTCATTTACAAAGTCCAAAATAAAGGTCTTCTTGTCATATGGTGGGCATATACGGTTAAGTCTTGATAATGTCTGAACTGCTGATACACCACTTAATTTTTTCATAATATACATAGCACAGAGTTTAGGTTGGTCAAACCCAGTCTGATACTTATTAGCAACCAGCAAAACTTGATAATCATGCTTATTTGAGATTTCAATGCCGTGTTTCAATGCATCTAAAAGACTGCCTCTTGCCTTGGTGATATGAGTGTTAATGAAATTTATGACAGTTTCTTCAAGATCGTTTTTATATATACCACGCAAATATTCCATTGTTTTTGGTTGAGTATCATCTAGGAACTTGAACAGCATTTCTCTGTCCATTGCAAATAAACGGTCATATGACAAGGCATTTCTTACTATGTATCCGTTCTCTTGCAATCTGTCCATAATAAAATGCTGATACTCTTTTTCAGACAAAATATTATTCAATTACACGACCTCCTTTTTACCGGTTGTATATTCATAGATTACAGATTTCTTATATTGTTCCAGTGTAGAAATCTGCTCCTGTTTTTCACAAATAACAGCGTTGATTTCAGTACATTTTTCATCAAGAAAATCTGCTATCTTCTTTTGTGCTGCTAAGTCGGGTAAGGCAATCACAATATTACCAATATCATATGATGAAATATGCACAACTTTAAGTTTTGCTCTTCCACGACTCTTTTGATACTGAGCATATTTACTATTAAGAGCATAATTAAGAAACGATGGATTTTGGTTATGTTTAGCAATAATAATATCTCCACCCGCCAAACATTCATCATCACCCAAATAAACAATGTTTTTACCAATTTCTTCTACCAGTTCTCCCGTTCCAGCAAAGAGTAAATCACCATATGAAAAGAATTTTTTTGTAGGTACTTTATT comes from Oscillospiraceae bacterium and encodes:
- a CDS encoding helix-turn-helix transcriptional regulator, with protein sequence MKNKNYDVWLGIGLNILHYRKEQGMTQMQLAEKSNISKNHMQRIETAACSCTLDTLIDIADALNIPLKKLFEFRD